The Gimesia sp. genome segment AGGTGGAGGACAAGGCGCTGGTGCTTCTGCTCAAGAAATTCAATCCGCGCCGCGACGACTGGGAAATGATGCAGGCCATCGCCTGGCACCTCTCCAGCCACCTGGACTGGCAGGACCTTGCCAGCAAAAGGAAACACAAAATCGTGGGCGGCGGCGTACCTTACTTCAAACCGGAGCAACTCATCGCTGCACGCAAAGTCGTGGAAGTGGCCCGTACCGAAGTCCATCGCCAGACAGTGGCAGAACGTAATCCATTTTCGGATCAGGAAACGAAATCAACTCAGTAAGCAACTCTGAGCCGCGTTCGAGGCGAGCGACGCTGAATCTCACCCGTTAAAAAAAGAAAGGGGCAGTCAACGAAAGACTGCCCCTTTTGTTTTTGTTGTCTCAAATGTCAGTTGTTGTTTAACGTGACAGTGGTTTGAACTGAATCCGGTGCGGGGAGTCGGCTTCAGCTCCCAGCTCTTCGTGTCGCCGTGCTTCGTACATTTTGTAGTTGCCTTCAAAGAAGCGGACTTTACTCTCACCTTCAAAAGCAATGATGTGTGTCGCCAGACGATCGAGGAACCAGCGGTCGTGGCTGACCACCAGTGCACAACCACTGAAGTGCTCGAGCCCTTCTTCCAGAGAACGCAGGGTATCTACGTCGAGGTCGTTGGTCGGTTCGTCCAGCAGCAACAGGTTACCACCCGAGCGAAGCAGTTTCGCCATGTGCACGCGGTTACGTTCCCCGCCGGAGAGTTCGCCGACCAGTTTCTGCTGGTCGGGTCCCTTGAAGTTGAATCGGCCGACATAAGTGCGGGAATGCACGCTCGATTTACCGACGACCAGGTGATCGTGTCCCTGGGAGATTTCTTCGTAAACGGTTTTCTTGGGATCGAGGGCATCGCGACTCTGGTCGACGTAAGAGAGTTCAACCGATTCGCCGATTTCGAGTGTGCCGCTGTCCGGCTCTTCGAGTCCCATGATCATTTTGAAGAGCGTCGTTTTACCGGCTCCGTTCGGACCAATCACGCCGACAATACCACCGGGGGGGAGTTCGAAGGTGAAATTCTCAAACAGCAGTTTGTCGCCGAAACCTTTGGTGAGGTTTTCTGCCACGAGTACCTTGCTGCCCAGCGACCGGGAAACCGGAATCTGAATATCGGAAGCATCGTCGCGATTTTCGTATTCTTCCGCAGCCAGTTCCTGATAGCGTTGCACACGGGCTTTGTTTTTCGAAGCCTGTGCTTTGGGTGACATGCGGACCCACTCGAGTTCGCGTTTGAGGAACTTCTGCCGTTTCGATTCCTGTTTTTCTTCGACTTTCAGACGTGCCTGTTTCTGCTCCAGCCAGGAAGAGTAGTTCCCTTCGAAAGGCAGACCACGGCCCCGTTCCAGTTCCAGAATCCAGCCGGCGACGTTATCGAGGAAGTATCGGTCGTGGGTAATCGCCACAACGGTTCCCTGGAAGTCATGCAGGTAACGTTCCAGCCAGGCTACCGATTCGGCGTCGAGGTGGTTGGTCGGTTCGTCCAGCAGCAGCAGGTCAGGGTTCTGCAGCAGGATTTTACAGAGGGCAACACGCCGCTGCTCACCCCCGGACAGACTGCCGATGATGGCGTCTCCCGGAGGAACACGCATGGCGTCCATGGCGATTTCCAGCGTACGATCCAGTTCCCAGAGGTTGGCTGCATCGATCTGGTCCTGCAGCGTCGCCTGTTCTTCGATCAGCTTTTCCATCTCTTCGGGAGAAGGATCTTCGGCGAACTTCATGTTGACTTCGTTATAGCGGTCGAGGATCGCCTGGGATTCAGCCACCGCTTCGGCGATACATTCTTCCACTGTCTGTTTCGGATCCAGATCCGGTTCCTGCTTGAAGTAACCGATCTTGATGCCTTTGGCAGGGCGGACATCCCCCTGGAAGCTGGTGTCTTCCCCCGACATGATTTTCAGCAGGGTACTTTTACCAGCACCGTTGACCCCCAGAACACCAATTTTTGCGCCAGGGAAGAATGAGAGCCAAATGTCTTTCAGAATCTCTTTCTGTTCAAAGACTTTGGTAACGCCTTCCAGTTGCATGATGTATTGTTGTGCCATGTCTCCGTCTCTTGCCCTGTGGGACTTCTGCTAACAGTGACCAATGAAAATAGTGAGAACGCATTTGTGAGAATCAGGACCGCTTTCCTCGGTGGAAAACCGGTCTGCCACACGCGAGATACCATAGCTGGACCAGGTTCGCAAGTCACTCGAAACAGGGGCTGACTTGCGAAATATTCAAAAAACACTGCTGCGGAAGCGATTTTTTGAAAACGGGAAAGGGAATTCGGGAAAGTCGGATGACCTGGAACAGGTCATTTTGGGAGAGACTGGAAAACAGCCGCCTGTCAGTCTCGCGGTGGGTTCACGGGCTATTATTACCGTTCATTTTACCGGGTGAAGCCCCCATTTATCCGAATTTTGATTGAAAATCGGCGTCGATCACTCGCTGGCAGCGGATTTCGGGGGCTGTTTTCGTTTCAGGACAATGAAATACCCGTCGGTCTTGTCCGGCAACAGTTCCCATTCCTCAGGGTGATCGCGATATTCGGGGATCTGATCTGGGGTTTTGATCTCGCTGTAAGGGTGCTGGGTGTCGATGACGATATAGTCGGTGTCTTCCGGAACCCCTGCTTCGTAGTCGTTTACTTTCCGCCGGTAGTTACTGTAATCGTATGAGCGGGCATGGTGGGTATAGCGGGGATGTACGAAATCGGTCGAGGCGACTCTGCTCTCCGGGGGAATCAGATCTGCGATTTTTTCGAACTGACGCGACCGCTCTCCGGGGACGTACAGCCGTCCCCAGTACCAGTTGGAACCAGAGTCCCAGAAGACCAGGCCCGCGGGACCCAGGCTGAAAAAGAGTCCGGTTGCCAGGGAGGAACTCCAGAGGAAATGCGTGGCCCAGGTCTGTGTCTGTGTCAGGGTTGCGGGTTCCAATTTCCAGCGACGCAGCACCGTCGTGACATTGCCGATTCCATAAGCGGCAGCCCAGCAGAGAATGGGGACGATGGGAGCATGGAAATGGTGTCGCGGATCGTGGGCCAGTTCGTTCAGACAGAGTAGTCCGAACAGAGGCAGCCCCACCAGCAGGCGACCCGGTGAGAACAGGGGCAGCAGGCCGAGGGGGACGAGTAGTGCCAGGGCATAGATGAATGTGTCGGGTTGGATCAGTTCGCCCAGCAGCAGTCCCGGATTGAACAGAATGTTGCTGACGACTTCGCCCAGGGAATTGCCGAATTTCTGAAAGTAACCCACGTAATGCACCTGTGTGCCGCCGCGGAACCAGGGGATCAGAACTTTCACAACCAGTGCCAGATAAACGACGGCAAACACTGACAGACCGATGCCTGGGGCGATGCTTTTCAGCAGCACGGATTTCTGTGCTTTCGATGCCGGTTTATTTTCCTGAAACGCGCGCCAGGCGATCCAGAGCCCCAAAGGTCCCAGAATAATCGCATAGTCTTCCTTGGCAGCCAGGCAGAGCAGCAGCAGGACGATTGCGGATTTCCAGCGCTTCCGTTCGATCGCTTCCAGGGCGAACAGCAGCAGGGGAACGCCGAAGGAGATCGGTCGGAATGTTTTGAGATCGATGGCGATATCCAGAAACTGCAGGGGGAAGTAACAGAGGTAGGCTGCGACGATCGCTGTGCCCGCCGTTTTAAAACCGCTGTGTCGCGTCGCCATGCGGTACAGGGGGATCGCACCGCAAGCCAGGGCTACGGTTTCACTCAGTTCCAGCAGCAGGTGGGACGGCCAGATCAGGTACAGCGGCGAGAGCAGCAGGTGAATGAATTGAATATGTTCTCCCCAGAACAGCCCCTGATCCAGGTAACTGCGAAACCCTTTTCCGTGCAGGACATTCCAGAGATGCTCTTCATACATGGCTGAATCGCCGTGGGGAATCAGCAGGCCCTGGTAAAGCCGCCAGTTCATCCAGGTGAAGATCAATACGAAAACGCCCATCAGCAGCCAGACGCTAACGGGCAGGGAGGACTTTGGTTCTGTGGAAAGTTCTTCGGGCGAAGCTTCACTCTGGGAAGCGGGAAACAGCAGCGTCACCAATGTGGCCAGCCAGCCCGCCATCGTAATCGCGAACCAGAACTGCGAGGTTGCCAGCAGCAGACCTTCGCCGCTGCTCCAGCCAATGATAAACAATAGAATTCTGAGCAACTCCCAGACGCCGGGCAGAAACCACCAGCGATAACCCAGGCAGCCCCAGTCCGTCAGCGCAGCAGCGAACGCAGACTTCTGCAGGCGGGAAATCAGGAAGCCCCCCGCCAGCCAGGTCAGTGCTGCGGTGAGGAGCAGGTATCCCATCAGTGGAAAAAAGGGAATACCAACCGTCTGTGTGGCCGGATCGAGCGTCGCGTCCCAGCTTGAGAGCAGTGCTTCCCAGAGTGGAACGCTGACATACATCCCGGCCAGGTCCTGACTGCTGAAGATCGTCTGCAGGGCGAGTGTCACCGCACCGGGGCCCAGTAGCACGCAGAGCAGCGCGTAAGTAAATCGGCGGCTGTCGATTGCGGGAGGAGTAGGGGCGCTGTGATTCATGAATTTGGAGCAGACTGTCTGGGTATGTTCTAACTGGCTTGCGACGATTCAGGCAGCGCTGTTGAATGCTGCTCTGACAAATTTGGGAGATGCTGGCGGAAAAGAATCCGGTTTGGGTGAAAAAAAACAGGACGTTGTTACAATGAACTCTGAATCCCCTCTATCTCACTATTCTAAATGGTTTTCTTTCAGCAGGGAAGCATTACAGGTTTGACCATGAAACATTCTAACGAACAGATGCGCGTGTACTGCGCAGGTCCTCTGTTTAATCGGACCGAGCGGGACGAGATGACAGAGATTGCAGATCTCTTAACCAAAACCGGCTATACCGTCTACCTGCCTCATCGCGACGGGATGGAATTTCGACTGATCCTGGATGTGCTGGTCGAACGCAACTGGGATGCACCGACGGCTGCTCAGTTTCTGCATGAAGCCATTTTCTCGCTGGATGTCTACCAGCTGGTTGTGGAATGCGAGGCGATGGTCTGGAATCTCAACGGACGCGTTCCCGATGAAGGCGCTGTTTCCGAAGCCGCCATGGCCTGGATGCTGGGCAAGCCGCTGATCGCTTATAAAGATGATGTCCGCTCGCTGATCCAGGGACGCTATAATCCGCTACTGGTAGGCCTGGTCGAATTTGAATCGGTCGATGAAATCGAACAGATTCCGCATGCTCTCTCCACGGCGATCCTGAATCATGATCTGCGTCCTCCTTTGGAAGTGGACGCGTTGCCTGCCAAGGTTCAGAAAGCAGTGCAGGCCGGCCAGGTACTGTGGAAGGCCATGTGTTCCGAAGGGGCGCAGGAAGATAACGAAATGATCGCCTCTGTCGTCGAGGAGTTGTTTGCGCCGAACGATCGTTCTTCGCTGCTCGCCTGAAAGGCTCACGAAATCGTAAAACGGAATTGACGTTTCATGAACCACCCGTATGTCGAGATTCCTGAACTCTCCAACCTGCAGTCAGGCAGTGGCCTGGTGCGGATTCCCTATCAGCAGGACGTGCCTTTTACCAGTCGCGTCCGGGCGCTGGTCGATACGCCCGAGTTCCGGCGGCTGTCGCACATCACCCAACTGGGGTTCACGGCGCTTGTTTATCCCGGTGCTACACACACGCGTTTCGAACACGCGCTGGGTGTTTATCAGAATGCACTGCAGTATCTCTGGCAACTGGGACGGGATGAACGTTTCGCGGCGACCGTTGACGAGCATACGGCGGAAGTGCTGATTGCAGCGGCCCTGCTGCACGACCTGGGACACTGGCCGTTCTGTCATCTGATTGAGGATATGTCACTGGAAGGCATTCCCCGGCACGAGCAGTTTGCCAGGGAGTTTCTCTCGGAAGGGCACGAACTGCCTAAGATCCTGCGGGAAGAGTGGGGCATTGAACCTTCGGAAGTGCTGGATATTCTGGTGCCCAGTTCGGATACGCCCCGCATGCGTCTGGTGCGTTCGATCCTTTCCGGCCCGATTGACATCGACAAGATGGACTACCTCGATCGCGACAGTCTCCACGCCGGCGTGCCTTATGGTCGGAACTACGATAAAAAACGACTGATCCAGTCGTTGATGGTTAACGAGTGCGGTGATGGACTGGCGATTGGTTCCAAGGGCAAAACGGCAGCCGAGTTGATGGTATTTGCCCGTTATGTGATGTTCAGCGAAGTCTACTGGCATCACGCGGTTCGTGCGGCGAGTACGATGTTTGCCCGCGCGTTTTATCACCTCTATCCCAGGCTGGATCTTGCGGAATATTTCCAGCTCACCGAGTCCGATTCCATTTCTGTACTCCGCAAGGAAGCCCAGGGGACTGACTGCGAACGTCTCGTCGAAGGCATTTTCAGTAACAAACGTGTGCTCTATAAACGGGTGGCTGAATTCAGTTTCTATGAGTCGTCTGAAGTCTTCGAACTGATTGCGCATCGACCGGTCTCTTCGCTGGTCCACTGGAGCGAACAACTGGCAGCGCGCCTTACACAGCGGTTAAAGCAGCAGGTCGATGCGACCGACGTTCTGATCGACGCACCCCCCACGCATCGGGAAGTGGAATTCAACGTGGAGATCTATTCGCCGCGCGAAGCACAATATCAGCCGCTGCACGTCGTCTCTCCTGTGGTGGATACGCTGGCACGCAAGCAGTTTGATGATTTCGTCAAACGGGTGCGCGTCTTTGCGCATCCCCGGATTGCGACAGAATGTAAAACGATGAACGATTTCAAATCGTTGCTGGTCGCCGCCGTCAGGGAAAACGGTTGAACGGCCTGAAAAGGGCTGTTAATCCGTCTCGTGGTTGTTAGAATCAGGAGAGTCTGTCTCTTTAGTTTGACTCACTCTGCTTCCCTGGTACTAATCATGCCTCTGTTATCGAAGACC includes the following:
- the ettA gene encoding energy-dependent translational throttle protein EttA, which gives rise to MAQQYIMQLEGVTKVFEQKEILKDIWLSFFPGAKIGVLGVNGAGKSTLLKIMSGEDTSFQGDVRPAKGIKIGYFKQEPDLDPKQTVEECIAEAVAESQAILDRYNEVNMKFAEDPSPEEMEKLIEEQATLQDQIDAANLWELDRTLEIAMDAMRVPPGDAIIGSLSGGEQRRVALCKILLQNPDLLLLDEPTNHLDAESVAWLERYLHDFQGTVVAITHDRYFLDNVAGWILELERGRGLPFEGNYSSWLEQKQARLKVEEKQESKRQKFLKRELEWVRMSPKAQASKNKARVQRYQELAAEEYENRDDASDIQIPVSRSLGSKVLVAENLTKGFGDKLLFENFTFELPPGGIVGVIGPNGAGKTTLFKMIMGLEEPDSGTLEIGESVELSYVDQSRDALDPKKTVYEEISQGHDHLVVGKSSVHSRTYVGRFNFKGPDQQKLVGELSGGERNRVHMAKLLRSGGNLLLLDEPTNDLDVDTLRSLEEGLEHFSGCALVVSHDRWFLDRLATHIIAFEGESKVRFFEGNYKMYEARRHEELGAEADSPHRIQFKPLSR
- a CDS encoding HD domain-containing protein; the encoded protein is MNHPYVEIPELSNLQSGSGLVRIPYQQDVPFTSRVRALVDTPEFRRLSHITQLGFTALVYPGATHTRFEHALGVYQNALQYLWQLGRDERFAATVDEHTAEVLIAAALLHDLGHWPFCHLIEDMSLEGIPRHEQFAREFLSEGHELPKILREEWGIEPSEVLDILVPSSDTPRMRLVRSILSGPIDIDKMDYLDRDSLHAGVPYGRNYDKKRLIQSLMVNECGDGLAIGSKGKTAAELMVFARYVMFSEVYWHHAVRAASTMFARAFYHLYPRLDLAEYFQLTESDSISVLRKEAQGTDCERLVEGIFSNKRVLYKRVAEFSFYESSEVFELIAHRPVSSLVHWSEQLAARLTQRLKQQVDATDVLIDAPPTHREVEFNVEIYSPREAQYQPLHVVSPVVDTLARKQFDDFVKRVRVFAHPRIATECKTMNDFKSLLVAAVRENG
- a CDS encoding DUF2079 domain-containing protein; the encoded protein is MNHSAPTPPAIDSRRFTYALLCVLLGPGAVTLALQTIFSSQDLAGMYVSVPLWEALLSSWDATLDPATQTVGIPFFPLMGYLLLTAALTWLAGGFLISRLQKSAFAAALTDWGCLGYRWWFLPGVWELLRILLFIIGWSSGEGLLLATSQFWFAITMAGWLATLVTLLFPASQSEASPEELSTEPKSSLPVSVWLLMGVFVLIFTWMNWRLYQGLLIPHGDSAMYEEHLWNVLHGKGFRSYLDQGLFWGEHIQFIHLLLSPLYLIWPSHLLLELSETVALACGAIPLYRMATRHSGFKTAGTAIVAAYLCYFPLQFLDIAIDLKTFRPISFGVPLLLFALEAIERKRWKSAIVLLLLCLAAKEDYAIILGPLGLWIAWRAFQENKPASKAQKSVLLKSIAPGIGLSVFAVVYLALVVKVLIPWFRGGTQVHYVGYFQKFGNSLGEVVSNILFNPGLLLGELIQPDTFIYALALLVPLGLLPLFSPGRLLVGLPLFGLLCLNELAHDPRHHFHAPIVPILCWAAAYGIGNVTTVLRRWKLEPATLTQTQTWATHFLWSSSLATGLFFSLGPAGLVFWDSGSNWYWGRLYVPGERSRQFEKIADLIPPESRVASTDFVHPRYTHHARSYDYSNYRRKVNDYEAGVPEDTDYIVIDTQHPYSEIKTPDQIPEYRDHPEEWELLPDKTDGYFIVLKRKQPPKSAASE
- a CDS encoding nucleoside 2-deoxyribosyltransferase, whose product is MKHSNEQMRVYCAGPLFNRTERDEMTEIADLLTKTGYTVYLPHRDGMEFRLILDVLVERNWDAPTAAQFLHEAIFSLDVYQLVVECEAMVWNLNGRVPDEGAVSEAAMAWMLGKPLIAYKDDVRSLIQGRYNPLLVGLVEFESVDEIEQIPHALSTAILNHDLRPPLEVDALPAKVQKAVQAGQVLWKAMCSEGAQEDNEMIASVVEELFAPNDRSSLLA